In Halocalculus aciditolerans, the following are encoded in one genomic region:
- a CDS encoding IMP cyclohydrolase: MYVGRFVVVGPGIGAYRVSSRSFPNREVVERDGMLTVVPTADAEPTDNPYVSYNCLRPADAGAVVGNGSHVDPVAEKVERGYPARDALAEALLAMDYEKDDYDTPRVAGVVEAETATIGVVRRDALLVEEVSEPTLVATYEKNAPTPFALDAVSASEAARDVYEADFEHAVCAAGVTVDGGGVTSAVYNG, encoded by the coding sequence ATGTACGTTGGGCGGTTCGTGGTCGTCGGTCCGGGCATCGGTGCGTATCGAGTGTCGTCGCGCTCGTTCCCGAACCGAGAGGTCGTGGAGCGCGACGGGATGTTGACGGTCGTGCCGACGGCGGACGCGGAGCCGACGGACAACCCCTACGTCTCCTACAACTGCCTGCGGCCCGCGGACGCGGGAGCGGTGGTGGGGAACGGCTCGCACGTCGACCCGGTCGCGGAGAAAGTCGAGCGGGGGTATCCGGCGCGGGACGCGCTCGCGGAGGCCCTGCTGGCGATGGACTACGAGAAGGACGACTACGACACGCCGAGAGTCGCCGGCGTCGTCGAGGCGGAGACGGCGACCATCGGCGTGGTCCGGAGGGACGCGTTGCTCGTCGAGGAGGTTTCGGAGCCGACGCTCGTCGCGACCTACGAGAAGAACGCGCCGACGCCGTTCGCGCTGGACGCCGTGAGTGCGAGCGAGGCGGCGCGCGACGTCTACGAGGCGGATTTCGAGCACGCGGTCTGCGCGGCGGGCGTCACCGTCGACGGCGGCGGCGTGACGTCCGCGGTCTACAACGGCTAA
- a CDS encoding metallophosphoesterase family protein has protein sequence MRIGVISDVHANLVALEAVLSDMPAVDELVCAGDVVGYNPWPAECVERVREEAAACVMGNHDRKVALGENYRANEMARAGIGLAQRALSAEQLEWLRALPEKTRAADGRVKIVHGHPADPDRYTYPELFGQDLLGDEDVLVMGHTHVQHHEVYDAGIALNPGSVGQPRDGDPRAAYAVVDLENMDVTEHRVDYDIDAVADAVSDAGLPKDTGERLRQGK, from the coding sequence ATGCGAATCGGTGTGATTTCCGACGTCCACGCGAACCTCGTGGCGCTGGAGGCGGTGCTCTCGGATATGCCCGCGGTGGACGAGCTCGTCTGCGCGGGCGACGTCGTCGGCTACAACCCGTGGCCGGCCGAGTGCGTCGAGCGCGTCCGCGAGGAAGCGGCAGCGTGCGTGATGGGGAACCACGACCGGAAGGTCGCGCTCGGCGAGAACTACCGCGCGAACGAGATGGCGCGCGCCGGCATCGGCCTCGCGCAGCGAGCGCTCTCCGCCGAACAGCTGGAGTGGCTGCGCGCGCTCCCCGAGAAGACCCGCGCCGCCGACGGCCGCGTGAAAATCGTCCACGGCCACCCCGCCGACCCCGACCGCTACACGTATCCCGAACTGTTCGGTCAGGACCTCCTCGGCGACGAGGACGTCCTCGTCATGGGGCACACGCACGTCCAACACCACGAGGTCTACGACGCGGGCATCGCGCTGAACCCGGGGAGCGTCGGCCAGCCCCGCGACGGCGACCCCCGCGCCGCCTACGCCGTCGTCGACCTCGAGAACATGGACGTCACAGAGCACCGCGTCGACTACGACATCGACGCCGTCGCCGACGCCGTCAGCGACGCCGGACTCCCGAAGGACACCGGCGAACGCCTCCGACAGGGGAAGTAG
- a CDS encoding plastocyanin/azurin family copper-binding protein, with protein sequence MRRRDYLRASGLAATTALLAGCGGGGGNVETYDVAGGANTQTIEVEMTSSGGQIFDPHVVWIQQGGTVTFNNTVGSHTTTSYSADNDKPQRIPDDADGWDSGTLTSGTFDHTFDVEGVYDYYCIPHESMGMLGSVIVGNPDPDGQPALADPQDSLPGGAATELRALNKTVEEALTSGSSGARNNSNAD encoded by the coding sequence ATGCGTCGACGCGACTACTTACGCGCGAGCGGCCTCGCAGCGACCACCGCATTGCTCGCAGGCTGCGGCGGCGGGGGCGGAAACGTCGAGACCTACGACGTCGCCGGCGGCGCGAACACCCAAACCATCGAAGTCGAGATGACGTCCTCCGGCGGCCAGATATTCGACCCGCACGTCGTCTGGATCCAACAGGGCGGCACGGTCACCTTCAACAACACCGTCGGTTCACACACCACCACCTCCTACTCCGCTGACAACGACAAGCCCCAGCGCATCCCCGACGACGCCGACGGCTGGGACTCCGGCACCCTCACCAGCGGCACCTTCGACCACACCTTCGACGTCGAAGGCGTCTACGACTACTACTGCATCCCCCACGAATCCATGGGCATGCTCGGTTCCGTCATCGTCGGCAACCCCGACCCCGACGGCCAGCCCGCCCTCGCCGACCCACAGGACAGCCTCCCCGGCGGCGCGGCGACCGAACTCCGCGCCCTCAACAAGACCGTCGAAGAAGCACTCACCAGCGGGTCGAGCGGCGCACGGAACAACTCCAACGCCGACTAA